The Erwinia billingiae Eb661 nucleotide sequence ATCAATGCGCCGGTAGTGCGGCTACGGATCACCTCACTGATATGCACGCCGGGATCGGTATGCTGCTGATGATAGCGAAAGTATTCACGATCCTGATTGTTGCTGTGCTGCTTTAGCGCGCCTTCTGACGTCACCACCCAGTTGCCCTGACTGTCATACACAAACAGCCCGTGCAGCTGTGGCAGTGACGCCTTGCGATCGGTAATCAGCGAACGCAGGTATTCCTGCCGCTCTTTATCCAGACCCACCAGGGTAATGCGATCGCGCAGATCCTGTAAGGTCAGTTCGACCTGCAAAAAGGAGTCTTCCGCCTGTCGGGAAACGGATTGCGACAGGTTGCGCGCATCGTTTTGCGTCTCGTCGACCATCCGTTCCCAGGTGTTGAACACCACCCAGGCCGTGACCATCACCACTGCACCACCAATCACCAGCAGAAAGACAATCAGCATCTTTCTCAGGTTGAGCAGGTTGACGTCTGGCTGTGGACGGGGCTCCGCGGTCATAAACAAAACGCTCCTTTAGTACCGGCATTAACTCGCCTAACTATAGTGGCTGCGGGTAAAGGGCGTTGTTTTAACTGTGGAAAAAGAGCAGAAGTGGGCGCTTAGTAGCAAAAACGCCCAACAAGCAGAGGAAAATATCAGTGACCGCAGACCTCACAGGCCGGATCTTTCGCCACCTTCATTTCGCGGAATTGCAGCGTCATCGCGTCATACATCAGCAGTTTTCCCGGCACCGGGTTGCCAAAGTCGCTCAGCACGCGAATCGCTTCCATCGCCTGCAGCGAGCCAATCACCCCGACCAACGGCGCCATCACGCCTGCTTCGACGCAGCTGAGCGTGGCATCGCCAAACAGGCGGCTGATGCAGCGATAGCAGGGTTCATCCTGCTGCCAGCGAAAGACGGCGATTTGCCCTTCCATACGGATGGCTGCGCCCGACACCAGCGGCGTTTTGCTGGCGTAACACAGCCGGTTTAGCTGTTCACGGGTGGCCACATTATCGGTACAGTCCAGCACCACATCCTGCTGGCCAATCAGCTCAGCCAGTTGCGCATCATCCAGCTGCTGGTTGATGGCGTCGAGGCGGATATGCGGGTTGATCTGGCTTAACTGCTGGCGGGCAGAATCGACTTTCGCCTGGCCAATCGCACTGTCGCGATGCAAAATTTGCCGCTGCAGATTGGAGAGCGAAACCGTGTCGAAATCGAGCAGCGTAAGCTGGCCCACGCCAGCGGAAGCGAGGTAGGGCGCGGCGGCACATCCCAGCCCGCCCAGTCCGACAATCAGCGCTTTAGCGGCTTTCAGCTTCTCCTGGCCGTCAAAGTCAAAGCCGCGCAGCACAATCTGGCGATTGTAGCGCAGGCTCTCTTCGTCGCTGAGTTCAGGCAGCATGTCAGCCCTCCAGCAGGCTGTTAAACGGCTCGATCTCGACCCATTCACCTGCTTCAACGTTGCCACGATCACGCTCCAGCACGACAAAGCAGTTGGCCTGGCTGAATGAACTGAACACATGGGAACCCTGCGGGCCGGTGGAGTGCACCTCCAGTTCGCCGTCTTCGTTGCGCTGCACGAATCCGCGCTGGAAGTCGAGGCGGCCAGGGGATTTTTTCAGCGCGGTTGCCGTTTTCACCGTCTGGCGAGGCGGCAGCGCCGGTCCCTGTTGCCCGGTCAGTTTTGCCAGCAGTGGCTGAACGAGCTGATAGAAGGTGAGGACGGCGGAAACCGGATTGCCCGGCAGACCGCAGAACCAGCTGTTGGTCAGACGGCCAAAGGCAAAGGGTTTGCCCGGCTTAATCGCCAGCTTCCAGAAGCTGATTTCGCCTAACTCTTCCAGCATGCTTTTGGTGTAATCCGCTTCGCCCACCGAGACGCCACCGCTGCTGATCACTACATCGGCCTGACTGTCGGCCTGGCGGAAAGCCTCACGTAGCGCCTGCCGATCGTCACGGATGATCCCGAGGTCAATCACTTCGCAACCCAGCTTGTCCAGCATCAACCGCACGGCAAAGCGATTGGTGTCATAAATCTGTCCTTCCGCCAGCGGCTGGCCGACAGGTTGCAGCTCATCGCCGGTGGAGAACACCGCGACCCGCAGCTTGCGCAGCACCTTCACGTCTGCCACACCGAGAGACGCCAGCAGCGGCAGTTCGGCGGCACCTAAGCGGATACCCTGTTCCAGCACCGTTGCGCCTTGCAGGATGTCATCGCCCGCCAGGCGGATATTTTGCCCTTCGGTGACGTCGGCCAGAATGCGGATCGCATCGCCATCCTCGCCGGTCTGTTCCTGCATCACTACGGCTTCAGTGCCGGGCGGCACCGGCGCACCGGTCATAATGCGCAGGCAGGTGCCCGCGGGCCATTCACCTTTGAACGGGGCGCCGGCAAAGGCTTTACCGGCAATTTTCAGCGGCTGTCTGGCAAGGTCTGCCATTCTTAAGGCGTACCCATCCATCGCCGAGTTCGCAAACGGCGGCACGTCAATCGGCGAGGTCACCGCACAGGCGGTGATGCGTCCGACGGCCGCGGACAGCGGCAGGGTTTCCGTCTCTGTCAGCGGGGTAATCGCCGCCAGCATTTTCGCCAGCGCATCGTCCAGCGAGATCAATCCCGCAGTAAAGGCTTCCATAATGTCTCCAGCGTGCCCGAAGCGTCGGGCCGTCATCCAGTCAGTTGCCATTATTATGGCGTGAATTCGCGGTCTGGTCACGCCTGCACCGAAGGCGGTTATGACATAGAACCTTTCGTTATTATCAGCCAGCGAACATTCTGCTTTACATCACTTTACAGCCTGCCTATAGTCGAAAACGACGCAGACCTTAACAATTTCATTCTAACTCAGTGTTTTTCATGCTGATTTAGCACCCAGGGTAATCGGATTATGGCCAGAGCAGTCATCGCGATCCACGGCGGTGCGGGCGCAATTGCCCGCGCCAGCATGAGCGCAGAGAAAGAACAGCATTATATTCAGGCCCTGTCGGGGATTGTTGCCAGCGGACAGGCGGTGCTGGCGGCGGGTGGCAGCGCGCTAGATGCCGTAACCGAAGCGGTGCGCTTGCTGGAAGAGTGCCCGCTGTTTAACGCCGGTAAGGGCGCCGTCTTCACCCATCAGGGCACCCACGAGCTGGATGCCTGCGTGATGGATGGCCGCTCGCTGGACGCCGGTGCGGTTGCCGGGGTGAATACCTTGCGTAATCCGGTACTGGCCGCCCGTGCCGTGCTGGAAAACAGCCCGCACGTGATGTTTATCGGTGAAGGCGCAGAGAAATTTGCCGCTGAGCACGGGCTGGAACAGGTTCCGCCTGACTTCTTCTCCACGCCTGAGCGCTGGGAACAGCTTCAGCGCGCGCTGCATTCCGATCATGCCGTGCTCGATCATGATGGCGCGGCGCAAAGCTCTGACGATCCTCTCGATCCGGATCGCAAGTTCGGCACGGTGGGCGCGGTGGCGCTGGATTTATCCGGTAATCTTGCCGCGGCCACCTCGACCGGCGGCATGACCAACAAACAGGCCGGACGCGTGGGCGACTCGCCGATTGTTGGCGCGGGTTGCTATGCCAATAACGCTAACGTTGCGGTCTCCTGTACCGGCACCGGCGAAGTCTTTATGCGCACGCTGGCGGCTTACGATATCGCCGCGCTGATGGAGTACGGCGGCTTGTCGTTAAAAGAAGCCAGCGATCGCGTGGTGATGGAAAAAATCCGGGTGCTGGGTGGCAGCGGCGGCGTGATCGCCGTCGACCGCGAGGGCAATGTCGCCCTGCCATTCAACAGTGAAGGCATGTATCGCGGCTACGGCTATGTGGGTGATGCGCCTAATGTCGGTATTTACCGCGAAGAATAAGGAAGCAGGATGCCGGTGATCACGGACCTGCCTGCCGGGCAGGTATTATCAGTCAGAAACCTCAGCGTCAGCTTCCGTCAGGAAGAGGGCGTGGTGCAGGCGGTGAAAAACCTGTCGCTGGATGTGCAGCGCGGTGAGACGCTGGCGATTGTTGGCGAATCAGGTTCCGGGAAATCGGTCACCTCGCTGGCCTTAATGCGGCTGGTGGAGCAGGGCGGTGGCAGCATCGACAGCGGCGAAATGTGGCTGCGCAGACGCAACGATCGCATCGTCGATCTGGCCAGCGCGCGCCAATCCCAGCTGCGCACCATTCGCGGTGCGGATATGGCGATGATTTTCCAGGAGCCGATGACCTCGCTAAACCCGGTGTTCCCGGTGGGCGAGCAAATTGCCGAGTCGATTCGCCTGCATCAGGGGAAAAGCCACCGCGAGGCGCTGCAGGAAGCCGAGAGAATGCTGGATCTGGTGCGCATCCCGGAAGCGAAAAACGTCCTCACCCGCTTTCCTCATCAACTCTCCGGCGGGATGCGGCAGCGGGTGATGATCGCGATGGCGCTCTCCTGTCGTCCGGCGTTGCTGATTGCCGATGAGCCGACCACCGCGCTGGATGTGACCATTCAGGCGCAGATATTACAGCTGATCCGCGTGCTGCAGAAAGAGATGCAGATGGGGGTGATTTTTATCACTCACGACATGGGCGTGGTGGCCGAAATGGCCGATCGCGTGCAGGTGATGTACCGCGGCGATGTGGTGGAAACCGGCACCGTGGACGAGATTTTCAGCTCGCCACAGCAGCCCTACACCAAGGCGTTGCTGGCCGCCGTGCCGAAACTCGGCTCCATGACTGGCCAGGCGTATCCGGCCAAATTCCCACTGATTTCACTGGAGAGCCGCGACGAAATCGTGGTGCCTCAGGATACCGTTTCACCCGACGCGGAGCCGGTGTTGCAGGTTCGCGACCTGGTGACGCGCTTCGATGTCCGTGGCGGCATTTTTAATCGCGTCATCCGCCGGGTTCATGCGGTGGAGAAGGTCAGTTTTGACCTGCGGCCCGGTGAAACACTGGCGCTGGTGGGCGAATCCGGCTGTGGGAAATCCACCACCGGTCGCTCATTGTTGCGGCTGGTGGAAAGCCAGGGCGGCACCATTACCTTTGATGGCCAGCGCATCGACACCCTTTCCGGTTCGGCGCTTTCGCATCTGCGGC carries:
- the moeB gene encoding molybdopterin-synthase adenylyltransferase MoeB translates to MLPELSDEESLRYNRQIVLRGFDFDGQEKLKAAKALIVGLGGLGCAAAPYLASAGVGQLTLLDFDTVSLSNLQRQILHRDSAIGQAKVDSARQQLSQINPHIRLDAINQQLDDAQLAELIGQQDVVLDCTDNVATREQLNRLCYASKTPLVSGAAIRMEGQIAVFRWQQDEPCYRCISRLFGDATLSCVEAGVMAPLVGVIGSLQAMEAIRVLSDFGNPVPGKLLMYDAMTLQFREMKVAKDPACEVCGH
- the moeA gene encoding molybdopterin molybdotransferase MoeA gives rise to the protein MEAFTAGLISLDDALAKMLAAITPLTETETLPLSAAVGRITACAVTSPIDVPPFANSAMDGYALRMADLARQPLKIAGKAFAGAPFKGEWPAGTCLRIMTGAPVPPGTEAVVMQEQTGEDGDAIRILADVTEGQNIRLAGDDILQGATVLEQGIRLGAAELPLLASLGVADVKVLRKLRVAVFSTGDELQPVGQPLAEGQIYDTNRFAVRLMLDKLGCEVIDLGIIRDDRQALREAFRQADSQADVVISSGGVSVGEADYTKSMLEELGEISFWKLAIKPGKPFAFGRLTNSWFCGLPGNPVSAVLTFYQLVQPLLAKLTGQQGPALPPRQTVKTATALKKSPGRLDFQRGFVQRNEDGELEVHSTGPQGSHVFSSFSQANCFVVLERDRGNVEAGEWVEIEPFNSLLEG
- a CDS encoding isoaspartyl peptidase/L-asparaginase; amino-acid sequence: MARAVIAIHGGAGAIARASMSAEKEQHYIQALSGIVASGQAVLAAGGSALDAVTEAVRLLEECPLFNAGKGAVFTHQGTHELDACVMDGRSLDAGAVAGVNTLRNPVLAARAVLENSPHVMFIGEGAEKFAAEHGLEQVPPDFFSTPERWEQLQRALHSDHAVLDHDGAAQSSDDPLDPDRKFGTVGAVALDLSGNLAAATSTGGMTNKQAGRVGDSPIVGAGCYANNANVAVSCTGTGEVFMRTLAAYDIAALMEYGGLSLKEASDRVVMEKIRVLGGSGGVIAVDREGNVALPFNSEGMYRGYGYVGDAPNVGIYREE
- the gsiA gene encoding glutathione ABC transporter ATP-binding protein GsiA; translation: MPVITDLPAGQVLSVRNLSVSFRQEEGVVQAVKNLSLDVQRGETLAIVGESGSGKSVTSLALMRLVEQGGGSIDSGEMWLRRRNDRIVDLASARQSQLRTIRGADMAMIFQEPMTSLNPVFPVGEQIAESIRLHQGKSHREALQEAERMLDLVRIPEAKNVLTRFPHQLSGGMRQRVMIAMALSCRPALLIADEPTTALDVTIQAQILQLIRVLQKEMQMGVIFITHDMGVVAEMADRVQVMYRGDVVETGTVDEIFSSPQQPYTKALLAAVPKLGSMTGQAYPAKFPLISLESRDEIVVPQDTVSPDAEPVLQVRDLVTRFDVRGGIFNRVIRRVHAVEKVSFDLRPGETLALVGESGCGKSTTGRSLLRLVESQGGTITFDGQRIDTLSGSALSHLRRDIQFIFQDPYASLDPRLTVGFSIMEPLLVHKLAKGQAAEDRVAWLLERVGLLPEHARRYPHEFSGGQRQRICIARALALNPKVVIADESVSALDVSIQAQIVNLMLDLQREFGIAFLFISHDMAVVERISHRVAVMYLGQIVEIGPRQSVFENPQHPYTRKLMSAVPVADPRHRRRERALLVDEIPSPIRALGDEPVVAPLIEVSAGHYVARHAIGGA